A region from the Curtobacterium sp. MCBA15_012 genome encodes:
- a CDS encoding M1 family metallopeptidase, producing MKPNPDVDPYTPHSGDRRWSARHHDLRLDYRVATNRLDATATITAHALEPLDRVVLDLHGLRVDRVDVDGVRAAKVSSSAHKTTVTPAAPLPAGADFTLHVRYHGAPRPLRSPWGQIGWEELSDGVIVAAQPTGAPSWFPCNDRPDDKATYRFTITAEAGYHVLANGTLLGRERARAGTTWTYAVTEPMATYLATVQIGRYRSTTVRGSGHEVTVHHPADLAAAVRTDFGRVPDMVALFEEWFGPYPFASYGVVVTDDDLEIPLEAHGLATFGRNHVDGEHGTDRLIAHELAHQWFGNAVTLGRWQDIWLHEGFACHAEWLWSEHRGGESADVLAARHRQALLTAPQDLVVADPGARDMFDDRVYKRGALALHALRRTVGDAAFAAGLRTITARHRFGNVDPASVYAAFAEAADLDVAQVRAVTGPWVDGTGVPALPA from the coding sequence GTGAAGCCGAACCCCGACGTCGACCCCTACACCCCGCACAGCGGCGACCGTCGGTGGAGCGCCCGGCACCACGACCTGCGCCTGGACTACCGCGTCGCCACGAACCGCCTGGACGCCACGGCGACGATCACCGCGCACGCGCTCGAGCCACTCGACCGGGTCGTCCTCGACCTGCACGGGCTGCGGGTCGACCGGGTCGACGTCGACGGGGTCCGGGCGGCGAAGGTGTCCTCGTCGGCGCACAAGACCACCGTCACGCCGGCCGCGCCGCTGCCCGCCGGAGCCGACTTCACCCTGCACGTGCGCTACCACGGAGCCCCCCGACCGCTCCGGAGTCCGTGGGGGCAGATCGGGTGGGAGGAGCTGTCCGACGGCGTCATCGTCGCGGCGCAGCCGACCGGGGCGCCGTCGTGGTTCCCCTGCAACGACCGGCCCGACGACAAGGCGACCTACCGGTTCACGATCACGGCCGAGGCCGGCTACCACGTCCTCGCGAACGGCACCCTGCTCGGCCGCGAGCGTGCCCGTGCCGGCACGACGTGGACCTACGCCGTCACCGAACCGATGGCGACCTACCTGGCGACCGTGCAGATCGGGCGCTACCGCAGCACCACCGTGCGGGGCAGCGGGCACGAGGTCACGGTCCACCACCCCGCCGACCTGGCTGCGGCGGTGCGCACCGACTTCGGACGCGTCCCCGACATGGTGGCCCTGTTCGAGGAGTGGTTCGGTCCGTACCCGTTCGCGTCCTACGGGGTCGTCGTGACGGACGACGACCTCGAGATCCCGCTCGAGGCACACGGCCTCGCGACGTTCGGCCGCAACCACGTCGACGGCGAGCACGGCACCGACCGGCTGATCGCGCACGAACTCGCACACCAGTGGTTCGGCAACGCGGTGACGCTCGGCCGCTGGCAGGACATCTGGCTGCACGAGGGGTTCGCCTGCCACGCCGAGTGGCTCTGGTCGGAGCACCGTGGCGGCGAGAGCGCCGACGTGCTCGCCGCGCGCCACCGCCAGGCGCTGCTCACGGCACCGCAGGACCTCGTGGTGGCGGACCCCGGCGCGCGGGACATGTTCGACGACCGGGTCTACAAGCGTGGCGCCCTCGCCCTGCACGCGCTGCGTCGGACCGTCGGTGACGCCGCGTTCGCCGCCGGTCTCCGGACGATCACGGCCCGGCACCGGTTCGGGAACGTCGACCCGGCATCGGTGTACGCGGCCTTCGCCGAGGCCGCCGACCTGGACGTCGCGCAGGTCCGCGCCGTCACGGGTCCCTGGGTGGACGGGACGGGCGTCCCGGCACTGCCGGCCTGA
- a CDS encoding helix-turn-helix domain-containing protein — MVRLPLSPDELERGRRLGALLRHARADRSMLDVALEAGISPETLRKIETGRIATPSFATIAAVAGVVGVSLDALWAELHPTRVGTAAPTRDGRGPAGPAH; from the coding sequence ATGGTCCGCCTCCCTCTCAGTCCCGACGAGCTCGAACGCGGTCGTCGGCTCGGCGCCCTGCTCCGGCACGCCCGCGCCGACCGGTCGATGCTCGACGTCGCCCTCGAGGCCGGCATCTCGCCGGAGACCCTGCGGAAGATCGAGACCGGCCGGATCGCCACGCCGTCCTTCGCGACGATCGCCGCGGTTGCCGGCGTGGTCGGGGTGTCGCTCGACGCGCTGTGGGCCGAGCTGCACCCGACGCGCGTCGGCACCGCGGCTCCGACCCGTGACGGCCGGGGCCCGGCGGGTCCCGCGCACTGA